The genomic interval AGATGGTTAATGGTTACTGTACGTACCAGACTGTGTAATGCTaagttgagaaagagagagaggggctttgTTTGCAGCGCAGCCGAGAACAATGTAAAAAACATGGGCCCCCTCGTAAAAACATTCTGCATGGTAACAATTCCATCTCTGTGGTTCTGGGAGTCTTCAGAACGATCTGGCCCAAAGTGAACATAGCATTTCTTGAGTAATGCACAGCGGGGTTAGCGAGCAGTGCTGCTGAGCTTTTGTCAGGCTTGCCTGTGAAGTCTGGTGCTGTGGGGTCAGTTTGGCCTACAAAGGAAAGGCACAGCTGCAGATAGAATAGTGTACCTAGACTACAGCCCCGGCTGGTCGGTCCTGTGGTGTTTGAAGCCAGCGTTCCCAGGGGTCAAGGGTCAGATAGGTCAGAACAAATCATCTCCGCAGACctctacagcaggtggttctgtTTAGCCAATCCCTCTGAGATGAGGTCGGCCCGCTGCAAAGGCGGCTGAGATATGGTTTTGCACTGTATTGCCATGTGAAAAGGGGATCCTGCACCTTGATAGTAAAACGGAGTAAATATTGGATTTAAAAATATGATCATGATCAATCATAATTTTGTTAGATGATCACTGATTCAATAGCAATGAACTCCATAAAAAAAGATACACTCATATCAGCCCTACAAAATCAGGCCGAGACCCACTATGATAAAACAACTAGGCTAAACACTGCCTCAATACTGCTGTACAGTCTAGAACCAGTTATCAAAGCAGGGACTCATTATTCCATATCAGATAATTACACATTGATAATTCCTGGAGGAAATTACTTAGATCAGATCGTTGAGAGATAAGGCGGGGCGAGTTGTTGGAGTTTTGTAGTGTGCCGTTCGGCCTGTGTTTAGCCCCTGAATGTGTCCCAGAGAGTGTGTGATGAtgatcttccctccctccctggccctGCTAGCGATAAGGCATCCTAGcctgtcagagcagaacagaggcaGCCTGTGATGACATTTGATAATGCCCTGACAGTATCTGGCTGATAGATCTGATGGCTGGCTCACTGGAGGCCATGTCTGAGATAAATGCTGTATAGCTGCTGGAAGTGAGCTGCTGTAGGGCCACATACACAACGTTAGCTGTTAGCTGCATCAGATAGAGATAGTAGCTCAAAATGATATCACAGTGGAGAAGAAAATAGCTACTTCTAAGGGGTTGTGGGTGGAATGATAAAAATGGGATAACAAGTGAGACTGAAGGGTGTTAATGAGGAACTTTGGGTCTAGTTTGAAGGGGATCCACCACTACTGACTGTGATATAAAACAAGTATACTGTATGACCTTTGACCCTCACCTTTGTCATCGTCATGACAGCTGTAGCTGTAGACAGCCACAGGTGATAGGCTGACCAGGTTCTCATCATGGTGCCAGCCCACAGCCATCTTACCCATCCCATAATACGGCTCTTCTTTCAGCTGGCTCATAGCTGCTGGGTCCATGTAGTTGAGCAGGGTGACGTTGAACTGGGCCGGGCCAGGACAGGATGTCTTAGCAGGGTTGAGGTGAGAGCATCCCTGGCCACTCAGCTGGTCTTCATCCTCATCCTCAATGTGGTACCCAGAGAGACTGTGTTTTAGCTCAGCCACAGGCTTCTCCTGAGGGCCTAGGCCCgtagtctctgtctctgtgctgCCAGCTGGCCTGTGCTTCCAGCCTGtgtgttttccctcactgtgttgTTTTGACCCCGTTGGACTCCCCAGTTCAGTTTGTTTAGGCTTCATGTCTCCCATCTCGTCGCTGTGTcttgactcccacgctgcatccTGTTTGGACGATGGGCCTTCTTCTTCACTGTGTTTTGACTCTATGTCCCAGTCCTCGCTgtgctttgactcagtttctccCTCCTCACTCTGCTTGGACTCTGAGTCTCCTCCATCGTCACTGGGTTTGGACTCCTCGCTATCTTTAGACTCGGTGTCTCCTTCCACACTGGGTTTAGACTCTATAGCACCAACCAACTCTTTCCTGCACTGCTTGAAAACATCCCCCTCCTTCCTGTGTCCGACATCAGAGCAGAAGAAGCAGTTGAGCTCCCAGAGTGCTTTGCAGGCGGCACTGAGGTCTGGGTCACAGCAGGTCCCTCTCTGGTCGTCTGCGTGCCAGGGGATGGTGAAGAGCCGTGTGTCCAGGTAGCGGTAGGTGGTTCCTGGCTGACCCAGCAGCACCCGGGACACGGCGGTGAAGACGTCTCGGTCCCTTACCTTCACTAGGTCCCTCAGGAAACAGCCCCTCTGCCGCAGGGTGAGCAGAGCAGCCTCCACCCGACCATGGAGCTCCTcaggcagggagcaggaacgCCGCAGAGCCAGGCCAGAGTAGCTAGTCTCCCACTGGAATACAGAGAAACACAGATCAATTAGCTGTTGTTCTGCCTGAAACAATTGATAGAGAACAAGTACACAGACCAAACAGCCAACATAAATACTGTATAACTAGCCATtgttcattctaattctatggttctGCCTATGAGCTAAGTCTCTTTCCAAGTGCTAAGTCCTCTGTCTCCAGTGGAATAGACAGAATGCTTTggtctggactagtaccaatggcagtgggattgacagaaggtctggactagtcccaatggcagtgggatagacagaaggtctggactagtaccaatggcagtgggatagacagaaggtctggactagtaacaatggcagtgggatagacagaaggtctggactagtaccaatggcagtgggatagacagaaggactagtaccaatggcagtgggattgacagaaggtctggactagtaccaatggcagtgggatagacagaaggtctagtaccaatggcagtgggattgacagaaggtctggactagtaccaatggcagtgggatagacagaaggactagtaccaatggcagtgggatagacagaagttctggactagtaccaatggcagtgagatagacagaagatctggactagtaccaatggcagtgggatagacagaaggtatggactagtaccaatggcagtgggatagacagaagttctggactagtaccaatggcagtgagatagacagaagatctggactagtaccaatggcagtgggatagacagaaggtatggactagtaccaatggcagtgggattgacagaaggtctggactagtaccaatggcagtgggatagacagaaggactagtaccaatggcagtgggattgACAGAATatctggactagtaccaatggcagtgggattgacagaaggtctggactagtaccaatAGCAGTGGGATTGACAGAAGGTatggactagtaccaatggcagtgggatagacagaaggactagtaccaatggcagtgggattgACAGAAGatctggactagtaccaatggcagtgagatagacagaagatctggactagtaccaatggcagtgggatagacagaaggactagtaccaatggcagtggaACAGACAGAAAgtctggactagtaccaatggcagtgggatagacagaaggactagtaccaatggcagtgagatagacagaagatctggactagtaccaatggcagtgagATAGACAGAAGATCTGGACTAGTACCCatggcagtgggatagacagaaggtctggacaagtaccaatggcagtgggattgacagaaggtctggactagtaccaatggcagtgagATTGACAGAAGatctggactagtaccaatggcagtgggatagacagaaggactagtaccaatggcagtgagatagacagaaggtatggactagtaccaatggcagtgggatagagagaaggtctggactagtaccaatggcagtgggattgacagaaggtctggactagtaccaatggcagtgagatagacagaagatctggactagtaccaatggcagtgtgatagacagaaggactagtaccaatggcattGAGATAGACAGAAGatctggactagtaccaatggcagtgggatagacagaagatctggactagtaccaatggcagtgggatagacagaaggtatggactagtaccaatggcagtgggattgacagaaggtctggactagtaccaatggcagtgggatagacagaaggactagtaccaatggcagtgggatagacagaaggtctggactagtaacaatggcagtgggattgacagaaggtctggactagtaccaatggcagtgggattgACAGAAGatctggactagtaccaatggcagtgagATAGACAGAAAatctggactagtaccaatggcagtgggatagacagaaggactagtaccaatggcagtgggatagacagaaggactagtaccaatggcagtgggatagacagaaggtctggactagtaccaatggcagtgggatagacagaaggactagtaccaatggcagtgggatagacagaaggactagtaccaatggcaatGAGATAGACAGAAGATCTGGACTAGAACCAAtggcagtgagatggacagaagaTCTGGACTAGTACCCatggcagtgggatagacagaaggtctggactagtaccaatggcagtgggattgacagaaggtctggactagtaccaatggcagtgggatagacataagatctggactagtaccaatggcagtgggatagacagaaggtctggactagtaccaatggcagtgggattgacagaaggtctggactagtaccaatggcagtgggatagacagaaggactagtaccaatggcagtgggatagacagaaggtctggactagtaccaatggcagtgggattgacagaaggtctggactagtaccaatggcagtgggatagacagaaggactagtaccaatggcagtgggatagacagaaggtctggactagtaccaatggcagtgggattgacagaaggtctggactagtaccaatggcagtgagatagacagaagatctggactagtaccaatggcagtgagatagacagaagatctggactagtaccaatggcagtgggatagacagaaggactagtaccaatggcagtgggatagacagaaggtctggactagtaccaatggcagtgggatagacagaaggactagtaccaatggcagtgggatagacagaaggactagtaccaatggcagtgagatagacagaagatctggactagtaccaatggcagtgagATAGACAGAAGATCTGGACTAGTACCCatggcagtgggatagacagaaggtctggactagtaccaatggcagtgggattgacagaaggtctggactagtaccaatggcagtgggatagacagaagatctggactagtaccaatggcagtgggatagacagaaggtctggactagtaccaatggcagtgggatagacagaaggactagtaccaatggcagtgggatagacagaaggactagtaccaatggcagtgggatagacagaaggtctggactagtaccaatggcagtgggatagacagaaggactagtaccaatggcagtgggatagacagaagaactagtaccaatggcagtgagatagacagaagatctggactagtaccaatggcagtgggatagacagaagatctggactagtaccaatggcagtgggatagacagaaggtctggactagtaccaatggcagtgggattgacagaaggtctggactagtaccaatggcagtgggatagacagaaggactagtaccaatggcagtgggatagacagaaggtctggactagtaacaatggcagtgggattgacagaaggtctggactagtaccaatggcagtgggattgACAGAAGatctggactagtaccaatggcagtgagATAGACAGAATatctggactagtaccaatggcagtgggatagacagaatgactagtaccaatggcagtgggatagacagaaggactagtaccaatggcagtgggatagacagaaggtctggactagtaccaatggcagtgggatagacagaaggactagtaccaatggcagtgggatagacagaaggactagtaccaatggcaatGAGATAGACAGAAGATCTGGACTAGAACCAAtggcagtgagatggacagaagaTCTGGACTAGTACCCatggcagtgggatagacagaaggtctggactagtaccaatggcagtgggattgacagaaggtctggactagtaccaatggcagtgggatagaTATAAGatctggactagtaccaatggcagtgggatagacagaaggtctggactagtaccaatggcagtgggattgacagaaggtctggactagtaccaatggcagtgggatagacagaaggactagtaccaatggcagtgggatagacagaaggtctggactagtaccaatggcagtgggattgacagaaggtctggactagtaccaatggcagtgggatagacagaaggactagtaccaatggcagtgggatagacagaaggtctggactagtaccaatggcagtgggattgacagaaggtctggactagtaccaatggcagtgagatagacagaagatctggactagtaccaatggcagtgagatagacagaagatctggactagtaccaatggcagtgggatagacagaaggactagtaccaatggcagtgggatagacagaaggtctggactagtaccaatggcagtgggatagacagaaggactagtaccaatggcagtgggatagacagaaggactagtaccaatggcagtgagatagacagaagatctggactagtaccaatggcagtgagATAGACAGAAGATCTGGACTAGTACCCatggcagtgggatagacagaagttctggactagtaccaatggcagtgggattgacagaaggtctggactagtaccaatggcagtgggatagacagaagatctggactagtaccaatggcagtgggatagacagaaggtctggactagtaccaatggcagtgggatagacagaaggactagtaccaatggcagtgggatagacagaaggactagtaccaatggcagtgggattgacagaaggtctggactagtaccaatggcagtgggatagacagaaggtctagtaccaatggcagtgggattgacagaaggtctggactagtaccaatggcagtgggatagacagaaggactagtaccaatggcagtgggatagacagaagttctggactagtaccaatggcagtgagatagacagaagatctggactagtaccaatggcagtgggatagacagaaggtatggactagtaccaatggcagtgggatagacagaagttctggactagtaccaatggcagtgagatagacagaagatctggactagtaccaatggcagtgggatagacagaaggtatggactagtaccaatggcagtgggattgacagaaggtctggactagtaccaatggcagtgggatagacagaaggactagtaccaatggcagtgggattgACAGAATatctggactagtaccaatggcagtgggattgacagaaggtctggactagtaccaatAGCAGTGGGATTGACAGAAGGTatggactagtaccaatggcagtgggatagacagaaggactagtaccaatggcagtgggattgACAGAAGatctggactagtaccaatggcagtgagatagacagaagatctggactagtaccaatggcagtgggatagacagaaggactagtaccaatggcagtggaACAGACAGAAAgtctggactagtaccaatggcagtgggatagacagaaggactagtaccaatggcagtgagatagacagaagatctggactagtaccaatggcagtgagATAGACAGAAGATCTGGACTAGTACCCatggcagtgggatagacagaaggtctggacaagtaccaatggcagtgggattgacagaaggtctggactagtaccaatggcagtgagATTGACAGAAGatctggactagtaccaatggcagtgggatagacagaaggactagtaccaatggcagtgagatagacagaaggtatggactagtaccaatggcagtgggatagagagaaggtctggactagtaccaatggcagtgggattgacagaaggtctggactagtaccaatggcagtgagatagacagaagatctggactagtaccaatggcagtgtgatagacagaaggactagtaccaatggcattGAGATAGACAGAAGatctggactagtaccaatggcagtgggatagacagaagatctggactagtaccaatggcagtgggatagacagaaggtctggactagtaccaatggcagtgggattgacagaaggtctggactagtaccaatggcagtgggatagacagaaggactagtaccaatggcagtgggatagacagaaggtctggactagtaacaatggcagtgggattgacagaaggtctggactagtaccaatggcagtgggattgACAGAAGatctggactagtaccaatggcagtgagATAGACAGAAAatctggactagtaccaatggcagtgggatagacagaaggactagtaccaatggcagtgggatagacagaaggactagtaccaatggcagtgggatagacagaaggtctggactagtaccaatggcagtgggatagacagaaggactagtaccaatggcagtgggatagacagaaggactagtaccaatggcaatGAGATAGACAGAAGATCTGGACTAGAACCAAtggcagtgagatggacagaagaTCTGGACTAGTACCCatggcagtgggatagacagaaggtctggactagtaccaatggcagtgggattgacagaaggtctggactagtaccaatggcagtgggatagacataagatctggactagtaccaatggcagtgggatagacagaaggtctggactagtaccaatggcagtgggattgacagaaggtctggactagtaccaatggcagtgggatagacagaaggactagtaccaatggcagtgggatagacagaaggtctggactagtaccaatggcagtgggattgacagaaggtctggactagtaccaatggcagtgggatagacagaaggactagtaccaatggcagtgggatagacagaaggtctggactagtaccaatggcagtgggattgacagaaggtctggactagtaccaatggcagtgagatagacagaagatctggactagtaccaatggcagtgagatagacagaagatctggactagtaccaatggcagtgggatagacagaaggactagtaccaatggcagtgggatagacagaaggtctggactagtaccaatggcagtgggatagacagaaggactagtaccaatggcagtgggatagacagaaggactagtaccaatggcagtgagatagacagaagatctggactagtaccaatggcagtgagATAGACAGAAGATCTGGACTAGTACCCatggcagtgggatagacagaaggtctggactagtaccaatggcagtgggattgacagaaggtctggactagtaccaatggcagtgggatagacagaagatctggactagtaccaatggcagtgggatagacagaaggtctggactagtaccaatggcagtgggatagacagaaggactagtaccaatggcagtgggatagacagaa from Coregonus clupeaformis isolate EN_2021a chromosome 32, ASM2061545v1, whole genome shotgun sequence carries:
- the fto gene encoding alpha-ketoglutarate-dependent dioxygenase FTO isoform X1, with translation MKRSGGSESEKRRKRRRLLQELGDQRIPFLGPSDHGFQQLWETSYSGLALRRSCSLPEELHGRVEAALLTLRQRGCFLRDLVKVRDRDVFTAVSRVLLGQPGTTYRYLDTRLFTIPWHADDQRGTCCDPDLSAACKALWELNCFFCSDVGHRKEGDVFKQCRKELVGAIESKPSVEGDTESKDSEESKPSDDGGDSESKQSEEGETESKHSEDWDIESKHSEEEGPSSKQDAAWESRHSDEMGDMKPKQTELGSPTGSKQHSEGKHTGWKHRPAGSTETETTGLGPQEKPVAELKHSLSGYHIEDEDEDQLSGQGCSHLNPAKTSCPGPAQFNVTLLNYMDPAAMSQLKEEPYYGMGKMAVGWHHDENLVSLSPVAVYSYSCHDDDKAGVSSEEGPVEKGCWRIGLKVAWDIHTPGLTLPLQSGDCYYMRDDLNRTHQHCVLAGDSARFSSTHRVAECSTGTLDYIQSRCREALSNLSTDPETGTHSLLSLLPATLQGYEEIHNEVEFEWLRQYWFQGQRYTRFCSWWARPMEQLENDWREMELMTQLFLAAVEEEGQPEEGRREMAETLLTALTDRQQHRQTWRDRCHSSLAQTLPPEEAPVDRPFWADDDPSMPLPFDLADIINRVESLLWRM
- the fto gene encoding alpha-ketoglutarate-dependent dioxygenase FTO isoform X2; amino-acid sequence: MKRSGGSESEKRRKRRRLLQELGDQRIPFLGPSDHGFQQLWETSYSGLALRRSCSLPEELHGRVEAALLTLRQRGCFLRDLVKVRDRDVFTAVSRVLLGQPGTTYRYLDTRLFTIPWHADDQRGTCCDPDLSAACKALWELNCFFCSDVGHRKEGDVFKQCRKELVGAIESKPSVEGDTESKDSEESKPSDDGGDSESKQSEEGETESKHSEDWDIESKHSEEEGPSSKQDAAWESRHSDEMGDMKPKQTELGSPTGSKQHSEGKHTGWKHRPAGSTETETTGLGPQEKPVAELKHSLSGYHIEDEDEDQLSGQGCSHLNPAKTSCPGPAQFNVTLLNYMDPAAMSQLKEEPYYGMGKMAVGWHHDENLVSLSPVAVYSYSCHDDDKGVSSEEGPVEKGCWRIGLKVAWDIHTPGLTLPLQSGDCYYMRDDLNRTHQHCVLAGDSARFSSTHRVAECSTGTLDYIQSRCREALSNLSTDPETGTHSLLSLLPATLQGYEEIHNEVEFEWLRQYWFQGQRYTRFCSWWARPMEQLENDWREMELMTQLFLAAVEEEGQPEEGRREMAETLLTALTDRQQHRQTWRDRCHSSLAQTLPPEEAPVDRPFWADDDPSMPLPFDLADIINRVESLLWRM